One window from the genome of Kaistella carnis encodes:
- the hutH gene encoding histidine ammonia-lyase, which yields MKIYGVDTFTIKDVLDILEDPKRAKLNKEAKKKILKSQQNVQKIVASDRTVYGINTGFGPLCDVKISEEETALLQHNLIISHAVGVGKPIAKELSKVMMIAKIHALSKGFSGVSLEMIERLIIMLEKDIIPVVPEQGSVGASGDLAPLAHLVLPLLGLGKVWQKNEIKEAGPVLEKNGLAPLKLGPKEGLGLINGTQFILAHSILGLHKFEYILDLADLTAAISLEAYRGSSSPFKKELHEIRPFDGSQKVAARMRKFLKNSENLQAHEFCDRVQDPYSMRCVPQVHGASRNAFEHLKNLTETELNSVTDNPIVLSAEESISGGNFHGQLLAMPLDYATLAAAELGNISDRRSYLLLEGKYGLPRLLTESSGLNSGFMIPQYTSAALVTENKTLCFPASADSIPTSLGQEDHVSMGSISGRKFNQVLGNLENILAVELMFGAQGLEFRRPAKCSKYVENAYDLIRTKVAKLEEDRLIGEDMLAIADLIRERKFEVN from the coding sequence ATGAAAATTTACGGAGTAGATACCTTTACAATTAAAGATGTTTTGGATATTTTGGAAGATCCAAAAAGAGCAAAACTTAACAAAGAAGCAAAAAAGAAAATACTAAAATCTCAGCAGAATGTTCAAAAGATCGTAGCCTCAGACCGAACGGTTTATGGTATTAATACTGGTTTTGGACCACTTTGCGATGTAAAAATATCCGAAGAAGAAACTGCGCTTCTGCAGCACAATTTGATTATTTCTCATGCCGTGGGTGTGGGTAAACCAATTGCGAAAGAGCTTTCTAAAGTCATGATGATTGCAAAAATTCATGCTTTGTCTAAAGGTTTTTCCGGAGTCTCTCTGGAAATGATTGAGCGTTTAATCATTATGCTGGAAAAAGACATTATTCCCGTCGTACCGGAGCAGGGATCAGTGGGAGCTTCCGGTGATCTTGCACCTTTGGCTCATTTGGTTTTGCCGCTTTTAGGTTTAGGAAAAGTATGGCAGAAAAATGAGATTAAGGAAGCCGGACCTGTTCTAGAAAAAAATGGTTTAGCTCCTTTAAAACTTGGCCCAAAAGAAGGTTTAGGTTTAATCAATGGCACGCAGTTCATCCTGGCACATTCTATTTTAGGCCTACATAAATTTGAATATATTTTAGATTTAGCAGATCTAACGGCGGCTATAAGTTTAGAAGCGTATCGTGGTTCTTCAAGTCCCTTTAAAAAAGAACTTCATGAAATACGGCCTTTTGACGGAAGTCAAAAAGTAGCGGCAAGAATGCGTAAATTTCTGAAAAACTCAGAAAACCTGCAGGCACATGAATTTTGTGACCGCGTTCAGGATCCTTATTCAATGCGATGCGTTCCACAAGTTCACGGGGCGAGTAGAAATGCATTTGAACATTTGAAAAACTTAACAGAAACCGAATTGAATTCAGTAACTGACAATCCGATCGTTTTGAGTGCTGAAGAATCAATATCCGGTGGGAATTTTCATGGTCAATTGTTGGCGATGCCTTTGGATTATGCCACTTTAGCCGCGGCGGAACTTGGTAATATATCAGATCGCAGAAGTTATCTATTATTAGAAGGCAAATATGGTTTACCAAGATTGTTGACGGAAAGTTCAGGTCTTAATTCAGGCTTTATGATTCCGCAATATACTTCTGCAGCTTTGGTAACCGAAAATAAAACCTTATGTTTCCCAGCTTCTGCAGATTCCATTCCGACCAGTTTAGGACAGGAAGATCATGTTTCCATGGGAAGTATTTCAGGTCGGAAATTTAACCAAGTCTTAGGTAATTTAGAAAATATTCTGGCGGTAGAACTCATGTTTGGTGCGCAGGGATTAGAATTTAGACGTCCTGCAAAATGCTCAAAATACGTTGAAAATGCCTATGATTTGATCAGAACAAAAGTTGCAAAACTGGAAGAAGACCGATTAATCGGTGAAGATATGCTGGCCATTGCAGATTTGATCAGAGAACGAAAATTTGAAGTCAATTGA
- a CDS encoding IS1182 family transposase, protein MNYMSIKFKDYNQQQNWLFPPSIEELIPENHPVRVVNGIIEQLDLRLLIEEYSKDGKPSFHPKMMLKVMVYAYMDNTYSSRKIEKAMRENINFMWLSAQQVADHNTIARFRSKKLKTIFKDIFKQVVLLLAEEGLVSLKEVFTDGTKIESIAGRYTFVWGNAIKTRKEKMAEQLEQMWNYAQSIAEEEDSDPTPPEFKTIDRDKIEKTAKKIEEIISKNPQASTKAKAKLRYIQKNFSQNLDKYEEQEKLLDGRGSYSKTDPDATFMRMKDDHMQNGQLKPAYNVQVSSQSQFVIHYTLHQTTNDLNTLQPHLNTFEELYQFLPEELTADAGYGSEENYDFLEEKNIETFVKYNTFDKEQGILKSKRKKINEDFHRDKLYYNEEKDQYICPMGQPMNKITNRNRKTKSGYAQTSSLYQAQNCNGCPLRGACHKAQGNRIIERNQNLERHKERVRENLLSEIGEIKRKQRTADVEPVFAHIKSNRNFKRFTHTGIEKVELEFGLHALAHNLRKKSA, encoded by the coding sequence ATCAATTATATGAGTATTAAATTTAAAGATTATAACCAGCAACAAAATTGGTTATTCCCACCATCAATCGAGGAATTGATTCCAGAAAATCATCCCGTTCGGGTCGTTAATGGAATTATTGAACAACTGGATTTACGATTGCTCATTGAAGAGTATAGTAAAGATGGCAAACCGAGCTTTCATCCCAAGATGATGCTTAAGGTGATGGTTTACGCTTATATGGATAATACGTATTCCAGCAGGAAGATTGAAAAAGCGATGCGTGAGAATATTAATTTTATGTGGTTGTCCGCTCAACAGGTCGCAGACCATAACACCATCGCACGTTTTCGGAGCAAGAAACTCAAGACTATTTTCAAAGACATTTTCAAACAGGTCGTCCTGTTATTAGCAGAGGAAGGACTCGTTAGCTTGAAAGAAGTTTTTACCGATGGAACTAAGATAGAGTCTATTGCCGGGAGATATACCTTCGTTTGGGGCAATGCCATTAAAACCAGAAAAGAGAAGATGGCAGAACAACTTGAACAAATGTGGAACTATGCCCAAAGCATTGCTGAGGAAGAAGACAGCGATCCTACACCACCGGAGTTTAAAACCATCGATAGAGATAAAATAGAGAAGACCGCCAAGAAAATAGAAGAGATCATCAGCAAAAACCCGCAGGCATCCACCAAAGCAAAGGCAAAATTAAGATACATTCAAAAGAATTTTTCTCAGAACCTGGATAAGTACGAGGAGCAGGAAAAACTTTTGGACGGACGTGGCAGTTATAGTAAGACCGATCCCGATGCCACATTTATGCGCATGAAAGATGATCATATGCAGAATGGGCAACTTAAACCCGCCTACAACGTGCAGGTAAGTTCGCAGTCCCAGTTTGTTATTCATTATACTTTACACCAAACCACCAATGATTTAAATACGCTTCAACCACACCTCAATACTTTTGAAGAACTTTATCAGTTTTTGCCGGAAGAACTTACTGCTGATGCTGGTTACGGCAGTGAAGAAAATTATGATTTTCTGGAAGAGAAAAATATAGAAACCTTCGTAAAATACAACACCTTCGATAAGGAACAGGGTATTTTAAAATCGAAAAGAAAGAAAATCAACGAAGACTTTCACCGCGATAAACTTTATTATAACGAAGAGAAAGATCAGTATATCTGTCCGATGGGGCAACCGATGAATAAAATCACCAACCGAAATCGAAAAACCAAAAGCGGTTATGCTCAGACAAGTTCACTGTACCAGGCTCAAAACTGCAACGGTTGTCCGCTGCGAGGGGCTTGCCATAAAGCCCAGGGAAACAGAATAATAGAACGCAACCAAAATTTAGAACGGCATAAGGAGAGAGTTCGGGAAAACCTCTTGAGTGAAATCGGTGAAATAAAACGCAAACAACGCACGGCGGATGTAGAACCCGTCTTTGCACATATCAAATCCAATCGGAACTTCAAGCGTTTTACACACACTGGAATAGAAAAAGTGGAATTAGAGTTCGGATTACACGCTTTAGCACACAATCTAAGAAAAAAGAGTGCTTAA
- a CDS encoding VanZ family protein yields MLLKPGVENLEYPFMFPGIDKVLHLGIFTFLGFSFMAAFPKIKFIYFIQIMLIYGMLTEILQDEMHFGRSLEGLDLVADTIGILIGYFILKKLQRTII; encoded by the coding sequence ATGCTGCTCAAACCCGGCGTCGAAAATCTCGAATATCCTTTCATGTTCCCTGGAATAGATAAAGTCTTGCACTTGGGGATCTTTACCTTCTTAGGGTTTTCTTTTATGGCAGCCTTTCCGAAGATTAAATTCATCTATTTCATCCAGATTATGCTGATTTATGGCATGCTCACCGAAATATTACAGGATGAAATGCATTTCGGGCGTTCCTTAGAAGGATTGGATTTGGTAGCCGACACCATCGGCATTTTGATAGGATACTTTATCTTGAAAAAATTACAGCGTACTATTATATAG
- the gcvH gene encoding glycine cleavage system protein GcvH produces MNAPAELKYTKDHEWVRIEGNTAIVGITDFAQGELGDIVFVDVDSVDDELSAGDVFGSVEAVKTVSDLFLPISGTVTAFNTALEDQPELLNTDPYGEGWIIKLEIAEGADHSELITAEEYQASLG; encoded by the coding sequence ATGAATGCACCGGCTGAACTAAAGTACACCAAAGACCACGAGTGGGTTAGAATAGAAGGAAATACCGCTATTGTCGGGATTACAGATTTCGCACAGGGAGAATTGGGCGATATCGTTTTTGTAGATGTTGATTCTGTTGACGATGAGCTTTCTGCAGGAGATGTTTTCGGTAGTGTAGAAGCAGTAAAAACGGTTTCTGATCTATTCTTGCCAATAAGCGGAACAGTTACTGCCTTCAATACAGCGTTGGAAGATCAACCAGAACTTTTAAATACCGATCCTTATGGAGAAGGTTGGATCATTAAATTAGAGATTGCAGAAGGTGCAGATCACTCAGAATTAATCACGGCAGAGGAATACCAGGCATCACTTGGATAA
- a CDS encoding aldehyde dehydrogenase family protein, with protein sequence MNIERKLNKAQKTFKTWKAVPFKEKQQALKKLAKLLDDESEKLGKVITKEMNKPISQSIAEIKKCALMVRYYAEAENILQPEKIKTEFRVSEIHYVPKGVILGVMPWNFPFWQVLRFAVPAILAGNTVVLKHASICFGSGNEIEKLFLKAGFPKGVFQNLEIGHAEVKTVLENPIVQGVSLTGSEKAGAEVASIAGKNIKKSLLELGGSDGFIVLDDADFQKAAEAGASSRLLNCGQACNAAKRFIIQKNVEKEFMPVFVKEYQKFVAGDPLKKKTNMAGMARADLADDLEKQYNKALKNGAEIILPLERISDNEFVPGLIKVKAGNPILQEELFGPLGMVMIAKDDEHALKLANDIPFGLSDSVWTKDKKRQQFFIENLESGSVSINKGSSSDPRLPFGGAKSSGYGTELSMVALKEFVNVKTVVGN encoded by the coding sequence ATGAATATAGAACGTAAACTCAATAAAGCACAAAAAACCTTTAAGACGTGGAAAGCTGTTCCTTTTAAAGAGAAGCAACAGGCGCTCAAAAAACTGGCAAAACTCTTGGATGACGAGTCGGAAAAGCTGGGAAAAGTGATTACGAAGGAAATGAATAAACCCATTTCACAATCCATAGCAGAGATTAAAAAATGTGCATTGATGGTTCGCTATTATGCAGAAGCAGAAAACATTTTACAACCGGAGAAAATAAAAACCGAATTTAGAGTTTCAGAAATTCACTACGTTCCGAAAGGCGTAATTTTAGGCGTGATGCCGTGGAATTTCCCTTTCTGGCAAGTCTTGCGTTTTGCAGTGCCCGCGATTTTGGCCGGAAACACGGTTGTTTTAAAGCATGCTTCGATTTGTTTTGGAAGCGGCAATGAAATTGAAAAGTTGTTCTTGAAAGCCGGTTTTCCGAAAGGGGTTTTTCAAAATCTGGAGATTGGACATGCGGAAGTTAAAACAGTTCTGGAAAACCCCATCGTGCAAGGAGTTAGTTTAACCGGCAGTGAAAAAGCTGGTGCTGAAGTAGCGTCTATCGCAGGGAAAAATATAAAAAAATCACTTCTGGAATTAGGCGGAAGCGACGGATTTATTGTGCTGGATGACGCTGATTTTCAAAAAGCCGCTGAAGCCGGCGCGAGTTCTAGATTACTGAATTGTGGGCAAGCCTGTAATGCAGCGAAACGATTCATCATTCAGAAAAATGTTGAAAAAGAATTTATGCCTGTTTTTGTAAAGGAATACCAGAAATTCGTGGCCGGTGATCCTTTAAAAAAGAAAACAAATATGGCGGGAATGGCTCGAGCAGATTTGGCTGACGATCTGGAAAAGCAGTACAACAAAGCCCTTAAAAATGGAGCCGAAATTATTTTACCTCTTGAACGTATTTCAGACAACGAATTTGTGCCGGGTTTAATCAAAGTAAAAGCGGGAAATCCCATTCTACAGGAAGAACTTTTTGGACCATTGGGAATGGTCATGATCGCAAAGGACGATGAGCACGCTCTAAAATTAGCCAATGACATTCCTTTCGGCTTATCGGATTCGGTCTGGACGAAAGATAAAAAAAGACAGCAGTTTTTTATAGAAAATCTAGAATCCGGAAGTGTGAGTATTAATAAGGGGTCAAGTTCTGATCCGCGTTTGCCGTTTGGCGGTGCAAAATCTTCAGGTTATGGAACTGAACTTTCTATGGTTGCACTGAAGGAATTTGTTAACGTAAAAACAGTGGTCGGAAATTAA
- a CDS encoding FEKKY domain-containing protein, which produces MNSLKLITLLGISLLLSCSTKSNQVDINQDFTAGLDQMKSKETKAVHRHDFLVYADETNLDMLLKEERATFVVFGMVTNDYSDFERKYGIKVRTENCVITPGISKIALLNNRIISDYLNEKFSTDWIADLGILPFGMN; this is translated from the coding sequence ATGAACTCTCTAAAATTAATTACTCTTTTGGGAATTTCACTTTTATTGTCCTGTTCCACAAAAAGTAATCAAGTTGACATCAATCAAGATTTTACAGCTGGCCTCGATCAAATGAAATCTAAGGAAACGAAGGCCGTACATAGACATGACTTCCTAGTTTATGCAGACGAAACAAATTTAGATATGCTTTTGAAAGAAGAACGGGCCACATTTGTCGTATTCGGTATGGTCACTAATGATTATTCAGATTTTGAAAGAAAATATGGCATCAAAGTTAGAACCGAAAACTGCGTAATCACCCCCGGAATTTCAAAAATCGCGCTCCTAAATAATCGAATTATTTCAGATTATTTAAATGAGAAATTTAGCACGGACTGGATAGCTGATTTAGGGATACTGCCTTTTGGAATGAATTAA
- a CDS encoding ABC transporter ATP-binding protein: MKKQSTWDIIKRLFVIGMKFRSWFIVTLIISIVLSVISTYRPYLTMQIVDTDIIQLRDKKLMMRHIYILVALVFGETILNFFLVYFSNFISQNVIRDIRERLYHKLIYFRTSFFDKTAIGQLVTRAVGDVETIATVYTDGFLMVFGDILRIVFVLFMMFQVDVHLSYISLAILPLMLLITRFFQKRLKKAFGDERTWTSNQNSFVQERLAGMSLVQVFNRQKSEFKKFDDINITLKEALLKTVFIFSLFFPVVELISSLFIGFILFYGGFISITAGAVIAFIQFISMLIRPLRQIADRFNNIQRGIVGAERVLGVMDEDFAMPNHGTIAKSHFEGKIEFRNVHFAYDEKQEVLKGISFKVNPGETVAIVGATGAGKSTIISLITRLYDINSGKILLDDVELKNYELYNLRSHIGVVLQDVFLFHGSIFENLSFGDESVTLEKIKSVAKDIEVDHFIESLPGGYEYVVRERGSSISLGQRQLLSFLRAYLSDPKILILDEATSSIDQESEKLIQRATEKITKNRTSIIIAHRLSTIVNADKIIVMEHGKIVEEGKHEDLLEKGGYYSTLYKSQLKVGVAAN; encoded by the coding sequence ATGAAGAAACAATCGACCTGGGATATTATTAAGCGACTATTTGTCATTGGAATGAAATTTCGTTCCTGGTTTATTGTTACGTTGATTATTTCTATCGTTTTATCTGTTATTTCTACCTATCGGCCATACTTGACGATGCAGATTGTAGATACGGATATTATTCAGTTACGCGATAAAAAATTGATGATGCGCCATATTTATATTTTGGTGGCTTTGGTTTTTGGCGAAACTATTCTTAATTTTTTCCTGGTTTATTTTTCAAATTTCATTTCTCAGAATGTCATCCGGGATATTCGGGAAAGACTGTATCATAAGCTTATTTATTTCCGCACGTCGTTTTTCGATAAAACCGCCATTGGACAATTGGTAACCCGTGCGGTGGGCGATGTAGAGACTATTGCGACCGTTTATACGGATGGATTTTTGATGGTTTTCGGCGATATTCTGCGCATCGTTTTTGTCTTGTTTATGATGTTTCAGGTTGATGTTCATTTGAGTTATATCTCCCTGGCAATTCTTCCTCTAATGTTACTCATTACGCGGTTTTTTCAAAAAAGATTGAAGAAAGCTTTTGGAGACGAAAGAACCTGGACTTCTAATCAAAATTCATTTGTTCAGGAAAGGCTGGCCGGAATGTCATTGGTTCAGGTTTTTAACCGCCAAAAATCAGAGTTTAAAAAGTTCGATGATATCAATATTACTTTAAAGGAAGCGCTCTTAAAAACGGTTTTTATTTTTTCTTTATTCTTTCCGGTGGTTGAATTGATTTCCTCCTTATTTATAGGATTTATTCTTTTTTACGGTGGATTTATTTCCATTACGGCCGGTGCAGTCATCGCCTTTATTCAGTTTATTTCCATGTTGATTCGTCCGCTTCGTCAGATTGCCGATCGTTTTAATAATATTCAAAGAGGAATTGTGGGAGCGGAAAGAGTCTTAGGTGTAATGGATGAAGACTTTGCGATGCCAAATCACGGGACGATTGCAAAATCTCATTTTGAAGGGAAAATAGAATTTAGAAATGTTCATTTCGCGTACGATGAAAAACAGGAAGTTTTAAAAGGAATCAGCTTCAAAGTTAATCCGGGCGAAACCGTAGCCATCGTAGGTGCAACCGGAGCCGGAAAATCCACGATCATCAGTTTAATTACAAGATTATACGATATCAACTCAGGCAAGATTCTTTTAGATGATGTGGAGCTGAAAAACTATGAACTCTACAATCTTCGAAGTCATATCGGTGTGGTTTTGCAGGATGTGTTCTTATTCCACGGCAGTATTTTCGAAAATCTTTCTTTTGGCGATGAATCCGTAACATTAGAAAAAATAAAAAGTGTAGCGAAAGATATTGAAGTCGATCATTTTATTGAAAGTCTTCCTGGCGGTTATGAATATGTCGTTCGCGAAAGAGGTTCCTCCATTTCTTTGGGTCAAAGGCAATTGCTGTCATTTTTGAGAGCTTATCTTTCCGATCCGAAAATTTTGATTTTAGATGAAGCCACGTCTTCAATTGATCAGGAAAGTGAAAAGTTAATTCAACGTGCGACTGAAAAAATTACAAAGAACAGGACTTCCATCATTATTGCACACCGACTTTCCACTATTGTAAACGCTGATAAAATTATCGTAATGGAACACGGTAAAATTGTGGAAGAAGGCAAACACGAAGATTTGCTTGAAAAAGGCGGCTATTATTCCACGCTTTACAAATCTCAGTTAAAAGTTGGGGTTGCAGCGAATTAA
- the truA gene encoding tRNA pseudouridine(38-40) synthase TruA: MRYFIEFSYSGKNYFGFQIQPNQISVQEVLEKALSTILRDEIKITGAGRTDTGVHAKKIFAHFDTDKKLGENLTYQLNSFLPQDISIKRIFPVKDDFHARFDATFRTYEYYISLEKNPFTQDSSWQIWKRDLDVKRMNEACEILFEYEDFTSFSKLHTDNKTNNCKIYKAFWEQNGSELKFTISADRFLRNMVRAIVGTMIEIGNGKIEPADLRKIIENKNRNSAGTSAPAQGLFLVDVGYDF, translated from the coding sequence ATGCGGTATTTCATAGAGTTTTCTTATTCAGGTAAAAATTATTTCGGTTTTCAAATTCAGCCGAACCAAATTTCTGTTCAGGAAGTTTTGGAAAAAGCGTTGTCCACGATTCTGCGGGACGAAATTAAAATCACCGGCGCGGGAAGAACCGATACCGGTGTTCACGCGAAGAAGATTTTTGCTCACTTCGATACTGATAAGAAATTGGGTGAAAATCTAACCTATCAATTAAATAGTTTTTTGCCACAAGATATTTCGATAAAACGAATTTTTCCTGTTAAAGATGACTTTCATGCTCGGTTTGATGCTACTTTTCGAACCTATGAATATTATATTTCCCTGGAAAAAAATCCGTTTACCCAAGATTCATCCTGGCAGATCTGGAAACGGGATCTGGATGTTAAACGAATGAATGAAGCCTGCGAAATCCTTTTTGAGTACGAAGATTTCACGAGTTTTTCTAAACTGCATACCGATAATAAAACGAACAACTGCAAAATTTACAAAGCCTTTTGGGAACAGAACGGGTCAGAATTAAAGTTCACTATTTCCGCTGACCGGTTTTTGAGGAACATGGTTCGTGCAATCGTTGGAACCATGATCGAAATTGGAAATGGTAAAATTGAACCAGCGGATCTGCGAAAAATCATCGAGAATAAAAATCGCAATTCCGCCGGAACTTCAGCGCCTGCGCAGGGTTTGTTTCTGGTTGATGTTGGTTACGACTTTTAA
- a CDS encoding metallophosphoesterase family protein, with protein sequence MKILLLSDSHSYIDDRILDYAKNADEIWHCGDFGNLEVIEKLEKIKPLRGVYGNIDGTEIRKIFPEVLRFKCEDVEVLMIHIGGYPGKYTPLAKKEIEEKTPKLFISGHSHILKAMYDQRNKLLHLNPGAMGKVGWHQMRTMMRFEINGDQIENLEVIELGKK encoded by the coding sequence ATGAAAATACTGCTCCTCTCCGACTCTCATTCTTACATAGACGACCGAATTTTAGATTATGCAAAAAACGCAGATGAAATTTGGCATTGTGGAGATTTCGGAAATCTGGAAGTGATTGAAAAATTAGAAAAAATAAAACCTTTACGCGGAGTTTACGGGAATATCGATGGCACAGAAATTCGTAAAATATTCCCGGAAGTTTTACGATTCAAATGCGAGGATGTTGAAGTTTTGATGATTCACATCGGCGGTTATCCGGGGAAATACACGCCTTTAGCTAAAAAAGAAATCGAAGAAAAAACTCCAAAATTATTTATATCAGGACATTCTCATATTTTAAAAGCCATGTACGATCAGAGGAATAAACTGCTCCACTTAAATCCGGGTGCGATGGGAAAAGTTGGCTGGCATCAGATGCGAACGATGATGCGTTTTGAAATTAATGGTGATCAAATCGAAAATCTGGAAGTGATTGAATTGGGAAAGAAATAA
- a CDS encoding Ppx/GppA phosphatase family protein: MRIAAIDIGSNAARLLINEVTEPKKGKPQFTKLNLLRIPLRLGMDVFTTGEIGPEREKMVLDSMSIFSSLMKIYKVEHFRACATSAMRDAKNGQEILKEVKKSSGIDIEIITGDQEAALVFENHVADSLDKNCAYLYIDVGGGSSELTFYENGQMVYEKSFNIGTIRLLNGLVKEDLWKEMKEEIRKNINSKKPIVAIGSGGNINKIFSMSKTKDGKPMSSAYLKKYFKEMSDLTVEERMSKFGLREDRADVLVPALKIFNNIMTWSDIDKIFVPKISVADGLIHSIYEGLKKK; encoded by the coding sequence ATGAGAATAGCAGCCATCGATATCGGGAGTAATGCAGCACGACTCTTAATTAATGAAGTCACGGAACCTAAAAAAGGAAAACCTCAATTCACCAAATTAAATCTTCTGCGAATTCCACTTCGTTTGGGAATGGATGTTTTCACGACAGGTGAAATTGGTCCTGAACGGGAAAAAATGGTGCTCGATTCCATGAGTATTTTTAGCAGTTTGATGAAAATTTACAAAGTGGAACATTTTCGGGCTTGTGCCACAAGTGCGATGCGGGACGCTAAAAACGGTCAGGAAATTCTAAAAGAAGTCAAAAAATCATCGGGTATCGATATCGAAATTATCACAGGCGATCAGGAAGCTGCGTTGGTTTTTGAAAATCATGTGGCTGATTCCTTAGATAAAAACTGTGCTTATCTTTACATCGATGTAGGTGGTGGTTCCAGTGAACTTACCTTTTATGAAAATGGACAAATGGTGTACGAGAAATCTTTTAATATTGGCACAATCCGATTGTTAAATGGTTTGGTGAAGGAAGATCTTTGGAAAGAGATGAAAGAAGAAATCCGAAAAAACATCAACAGTAAAAAGCCGATTGTGGCCATTGGCTCCGGCGGAAATATTAATAAGATATTTTCGATGAGCAAAACCAAAGACGGCAAACCCATGTCGAGTGCTTATCTAAAAAAATATTTTAAAGAAATGAGTGATCTCACCGTGGAAGAGCGAATGAGCAAATTCGGCTTGAGGGAAGACCGCGCGGATGTTTTGGTGCCCGCGCTTAAAATCTTTAACAACATTATGACTTGGAGCGATATCGACAAGATTTTTGTTCCTAAAATTTCCGTTGCCGATGGTTTAATTCACAGTATTTATGAGGGTTTGAAAAAGAAATAG
- the cdd gene encoding cytidine deaminase, whose protein sequence is MQKEYTINFEAIESYDHLDAIEKKLFDKAMQIREIAYAPYSDFTVGCAILLENGEIITGSNQENAAYPSGLCAERTTIFYTGANFPEVKIKKLFVIGAPRNATSSVPIPPCGACRQSILEYEAKQKEEIEIYFASLGGAIYKTKSIRELLPFSFDSSYL, encoded by the coding sequence ATGCAAAAAGAATATACCATTAATTTTGAAGCCATCGAAAGTTACGACCACCTTGATGCAATAGAAAAAAAGCTTTTTGATAAGGCCATGCAAATTCGCGAGATCGCCTATGCACCTTATTCGGATTTTACAGTTGGTTGTGCTATTTTACTGGAAAATGGCGAGATTATCACCGGAAGTAATCAGGAAAATGCGGCGTATCCGTCGGGTTTATGTGCAGAAAGAACCACCATTTTTTATACCGGCGCTAATTTCCCGGAGGTCAAGATCAAAAAACTTTTTGTTATTGGAGCACCAAGAAACGCCACTTCATCAGTGCCAATTCCCCCTTGTGGAGCTTGCCGACAATCTATTTTGGAGTATGAAGCAAAACAGAAAGAGGAGATAGAAATTTATTTTGCCTCTCTCGGCGGTGCTATCTATAAAACAAAATCTATCCGCGAACTGTTGCCTTTTTCTTTTGATTCCTCTTATCTTTAA
- a CDS encoding DUF892 family protein, with translation MDMILMKNLHKTVHPAPKGTKSNSRAVLDVFFLNSLKEMYYAENQIAKEFARIENHIMSPNLKEILHNHYAIHLKHKERLKKIFLLNDESIQSKKCATFTALLSEGLSHLSLFSTDIANWEIALILVSQKLAHYKIASYGGLAHLAINLNYYKAATLLAFSAQEEEEYIAENLNGIIDEFLTSHVQGYKN, from the coding sequence ATGGACATGATCCTTATGAAAAATCTGCATAAAACAGTTCACCCCGCTCCAAAAGGCACAAAATCAAATTCACGAGCTGTTTTAGATGTGTTTTTCTTGAACTCTTTGAAGGAAATGTACTACGCAGAGAATCAAATCGCTAAAGAATTTGCAAGAATTGAAAATCATATCATGTCGCCGAATTTAAAGGAAATTCTTCATAACCATTATGCAATTCACTTGAAGCATAAGGAGCGCCTAAAAAAAATATTTCTCTTAAACGACGAATCAATACAGAGTAAAAAATGCGCAACTTTTACCGCCTTACTATCTGAAGGATTAAGTCATCTTTCTCTTTTTTCAACCGATATTGCGAACTGGGAAATCGCACTAATTCTGGTGTCACAAAAACTGGCGCATTATAAAATCGCCTCCTACGGTGGCCTTGCTCATTTGGCCATTAACTTAAATTATTATAAAGCTGCTACCCTACTGGCTTTTAGCGCACAGGAAGAAGAAGAATATATTGCAGAAAATTTAAATGGGATTATTGATGAATTTCTAACCTCGCATGTACAGGGATATAAAAACTGA